A region from the Triticum aestivum cultivar Chinese Spring chromosome 3D, IWGSC CS RefSeq v2.1, whole genome shotgun sequence genome encodes:
- the LOC123077210 gene encoding protein trichome birefringence-like 14 isoform X1 — protein MRLRSINGLRCKQLKLVLLAFFVMFILWKWEEGTYYNTEDIHPDSLVVSHPANSKFVDQHTSSDEDFPSVDSLPQPVVKVQKQVTGAPPPLPVVGVPANVGGEQGASPSEPKECNHRNGRWVPDKRRPLYSGFGCKQWLSESWSCRLTQRTDFDYEQFRWQPEACDMLEFEASQFLMRVQDKTIAYVGDSLGRQMFQSMMCMATAGEERTDVEDVGAEYGLALAPGAKRPDGWAYRFPSTNTTILYHWSSTLCDLEPLNPSDPATSYAMHLDRPPAFVRDNLHRIHVLVLNTGHHWNRGKLRANKWEMYVGGSPNHNKNIAAIWKAKNFTIHSVVKWLDAQLPRHPHLKAFYRSISPRHFFNGDWDTGGRCDSTSPLAKGSGISQNRSEDADAEGAVTGTRVKLLDVTALSRLRDEGHISRYSIKATQGIQDCLHWCLPGVPDTWNEILAAQLL, from the exons ATGAGATTGAGGAGCATAAATGGACTGCGGTGCAAGCAGCTTAAACTCGTCCTTCTTGCTTTCTTCGTGATGTTTATTCTCTGGAAATGGGAGGAAGGAACATACTACAATACTGAAGATATTCATCCAGATTCATTGGTTGTGTCCCATCCAG CTAACTCAAAGTTTGTAGATCAGCATACATCCTCAGATGAAGACTTCCCAAGTGTAGATTCGTTGCCACAGCCAGTAGTTAAAGTACAAAAACAAGTTACCGGCGCACCACCACCACTGCCCGTTGTCGGTGTTCCTGCTAATGTGGGAGGTGAACAGGGGGCATCACCTTCTGAGCCGAAAG AATGTAATCATAGAAATGGAAGATGGGTTCCTGACAAGCGCAGACCACTCTACTCTGGTTTTGGCTGTAAACAGTGGCTCTCTGAGAGCTGGTCCTGCAGATTGACTCAGCGCACTGATTTTGATTACGAACAATTTAGATGGCAACCTGAAGCTTGTGATATGCTAGAGTTTGAGGCCTCTCAGTTCTTGATGAG AGTGCAGGACAAAACTATTGCTTATGTGGGCGATTCTTTAGGGAGGCAGATGTTTCAGTCCATGATGTGTATGGCTACTGCTGGAGAAGAGCGGACAGACGTGGAAGATGTCGGTGCGGAGTATGGACTTGCCTTGGCACCAGGCGCTAAAAGACCAGATGGCTGGGCTTACCGGTTCCCGAGCACCAACACGACCATTCTATACCATTGGTCGTCGACGCTATGTGATCTGGAGCCTCTGAATCCATCAGATCCAGCCACCAGCTACGCCATGCACCTCGACCGCCCACCTGCTTTCGTGCGGGACAACCTCCACAGGATCCACGTTCTGGTCCTCAACACCGGCCACCACTGGAACCGGGGCAAGCTGAGGGCAAACAAGTGGGAGATGTACGTCGGCGGATCCCCGAACCACAACAAGAACATCGCCGCCATCTGGAAGGCCAAGAACTTCACCATCCACAGCGTCGTCAAGTGGCTGGACGCGCAGCTCCCCCGCCACCCCCACCTGAAGGCCTTCTACCGATCCATATCGCCCCGGCATTTCTTCAACGGGGACTGGGACACCGGCGGCCGCTGCGACAGCACGAGCCCTCTGGCCAAGGGCAGCGGCATCTCCCAGAACCGCTCCGAGGATGCCGACGCCGAGGGTGCTGTGACGGGAACGAGGGTGAAGCTGCTGGATGTCACCGCTCTGTCGCGCCTGAGGGACGAAGGGCACATATCGCGGTACAGCATCAAGGCTACACAGGGGATCCAGGACTGCCTGCACTGGTGCCTCCCTGGCGTGCCGGACACGTGGAACGAGATCCTCGCAGCCCAGTTGTTATAG
- the LOC123077210 gene encoding protein trichome birefringence-like 16 isoform X3 yields the protein MLEFEASQFLMRVQDKTIAYVGDSLGRQMFQSMMCMATAGEERTDVEDVGAEYGLALAPGAKRPDGWAYRFPSTNTTILYHWSSTLCDLEPLNPSDPATSYAMHLDRPPAFVRDNLHRIHVLVLNTGHHWNRGKLRANKWEMYVGGSPNHNKNIAAIWKAKNFTIHSVVKWLDAQLPRHPHLKAFYRSISPRHFFNGDWDTGGRCDSTSPLAKGSGISQNRSEDADAEGAVTGTRVKLLDVTALSRLRDEGHISRYSIKATQGIQDCLHWCLPGVPDTWNEILAAQLL from the exons ATGCTAGAGTTTGAGGCCTCTCAGTTCTTGATGAG AGTGCAGGACAAAACTATTGCTTATGTGGGCGATTCTTTAGGGAGGCAGATGTTTCAGTCCATGATGTGTATGGCTACTGCTGGAGAAGAGCGGACAGACGTGGAAGATGTCGGTGCGGAGTATGGACTTGCCTTGGCACCAGGCGCTAAAAGACCAGATGGCTGGGCTTACCGGTTCCCGAGCACCAACACGACCATTCTATACCATTGGTCGTCGACGCTATGTGATCTGGAGCCTCTGAATCCATCAGATCCAGCCACCAGCTACGCCATGCACCTCGACCGCCCACCTGCTTTCGTGCGGGACAACCTCCACAGGATCCACGTTCTGGTCCTCAACACCGGCCACCACTGGAACCGGGGCAAGCTGAGGGCAAACAAGTGGGAGATGTACGTCGGCGGATCCCCGAACCACAACAAGAACATCGCCGCCATCTGGAAGGCCAAGAACTTCACCATCCACAGCGTCGTCAAGTGGCTGGACGCGCAGCTCCCCCGCCACCCCCACCTGAAGGCCTTCTACCGATCCATATCGCCCCGGCATTTCTTCAACGGGGACTGGGACACCGGCGGCCGCTGCGACAGCACGAGCCCTCTGGCCAAGGGCAGCGGCATCTCCCAGAACCGCTCCGAGGATGCCGACGCCGAGGGTGCTGTGACGGGAACGAGGGTGAAGCTGCTGGATGTCACCGCTCTGTCGCGCCTGAGGGACGAAGGGCACATATCGCGGTACAGCATCAAGGCTACACAGGGGATCCAGGACTGCCTGCACTGGTGCCTCCCTGGCGTGCCGGACACGTGGAACGAGATCCTCGCAGCCCAGTTGTTATAG
- the LOC123077210 gene encoding protein trichome birefringence-like 14 isoform X2: MRLRSINGLRCKQLKLVLLAFFVMFILWKWEEGTYYNTEDIHPDSLVVSHPDQHTSSDEDFPSVDSLPQPVVKVQKQVTGAPPPLPVVGVPANVGGEQGASPSEPKECNHRNGRWVPDKRRPLYSGFGCKQWLSESWSCRLTQRTDFDYEQFRWQPEACDMLEFEASQFLMRVQDKTIAYVGDSLGRQMFQSMMCMATAGEERTDVEDVGAEYGLALAPGAKRPDGWAYRFPSTNTTILYHWSSTLCDLEPLNPSDPATSYAMHLDRPPAFVRDNLHRIHVLVLNTGHHWNRGKLRANKWEMYVGGSPNHNKNIAAIWKAKNFTIHSVVKWLDAQLPRHPHLKAFYRSISPRHFFNGDWDTGGRCDSTSPLAKGSGISQNRSEDADAEGAVTGTRVKLLDVTALSRLRDEGHISRYSIKATQGIQDCLHWCLPGVPDTWNEILAAQLL; encoded by the exons ATGAGATTGAGGAGCATAAATGGACTGCGGTGCAAGCAGCTTAAACTCGTCCTTCTTGCTTTCTTCGTGATGTTTATTCTCTGGAAATGGGAGGAAGGAACATACTACAATACTGAAGATATTCATCCAGATTCATTGGTTGTGTCCCATCCAG ATCAGCATACATCCTCAGATGAAGACTTCCCAAGTGTAGATTCGTTGCCACAGCCAGTAGTTAAAGTACAAAAACAAGTTACCGGCGCACCACCACCACTGCCCGTTGTCGGTGTTCCTGCTAATGTGGGAGGTGAACAGGGGGCATCACCTTCTGAGCCGAAAG AATGTAATCATAGAAATGGAAGATGGGTTCCTGACAAGCGCAGACCACTCTACTCTGGTTTTGGCTGTAAACAGTGGCTCTCTGAGAGCTGGTCCTGCAGATTGACTCAGCGCACTGATTTTGATTACGAACAATTTAGATGGCAACCTGAAGCTTGTGATATGCTAGAGTTTGAGGCCTCTCAGTTCTTGATGAG AGTGCAGGACAAAACTATTGCTTATGTGGGCGATTCTTTAGGGAGGCAGATGTTTCAGTCCATGATGTGTATGGCTACTGCTGGAGAAGAGCGGACAGACGTGGAAGATGTCGGTGCGGAGTATGGACTTGCCTTGGCACCAGGCGCTAAAAGACCAGATGGCTGGGCTTACCGGTTCCCGAGCACCAACACGACCATTCTATACCATTGGTCGTCGACGCTATGTGATCTGGAGCCTCTGAATCCATCAGATCCAGCCACCAGCTACGCCATGCACCTCGACCGCCCACCTGCTTTCGTGCGGGACAACCTCCACAGGATCCACGTTCTGGTCCTCAACACCGGCCACCACTGGAACCGGGGCAAGCTGAGGGCAAACAAGTGGGAGATGTACGTCGGCGGATCCCCGAACCACAACAAGAACATCGCCGCCATCTGGAAGGCCAAGAACTTCACCATCCACAGCGTCGTCAAGTGGCTGGACGCGCAGCTCCCCCGCCACCCCCACCTGAAGGCCTTCTACCGATCCATATCGCCCCGGCATTTCTTCAACGGGGACTGGGACACCGGCGGCCGCTGCGACAGCACGAGCCCTCTGGCCAAGGGCAGCGGCATCTCCCAGAACCGCTCCGAGGATGCCGACGCCGAGGGTGCTGTGACGGGAACGAGGGTGAAGCTGCTGGATGTCACCGCTCTGTCGCGCCTGAGGGACGAAGGGCACATATCGCGGTACAGCATCAAGGCTACACAGGGGATCCAGGACTGCCTGCACTGGTGCCTCCCTGGCGTGCCGGACACGTGGAACGAGATCCTCGCAGCCCAGTTGTTATAG